Proteins from a genomic interval of Mycolicibacterium grossiae:
- a CDS encoding ABC-F family ATP-binding cassette domain-containing protein — protein sequence MSPSARPSSASLVASHLSFSWPDDTPVFTDLSVAVPAGRTGLVAPNGAGKSTLLRLLAGELTPDSGSVDVLGTLAYLPQTLPFEADATVADVLGVAPVVAALDALAAGDGSEEVFAAIGDEWDVEERCRARLGRLGLGHVTLDRRLGSLSGGEVISVGLASRLLARPDVLLLDEPTNNLDRDARARLHDALDEFTGTLVVVSHDRVLLDRMDRIAELRDGEIAFHGGDYTSYAAAVEAARASAAADVRNAEQRLRREKREKQEARERAARRAGTAARTVSDAGLPKIVAGARKRSAQEAAGRADDVHAKRVDAARARLDDAERAVRDDDVIALDLPDTEVPAGRTVLTARNVGVRLGDRELFADNGIDLDVRGPERIALTGANGAGKSTLLRVLSGTLRPSRGTVTGAGGRIAYLSQRLDVLDETATVAQSLATAAPTLERSRHRHLLAQFLFRGDRIHLPVGALSGGERLRATLLCVLYAEPAPQLLLLDEPTNNLDLVSVEQLEAALHAYRGALIVVSHDDAFLDAIGIDRRLRLTQGRLDSER from the coding sequence ATGTCTCCGTCCGCACGTCCGTCGTCGGCGTCCCTCGTCGCGTCGCACCTGTCCTTCTCCTGGCCCGACGACACTCCGGTGTTCACCGACCTCAGCGTCGCGGTGCCCGCCGGCCGTACCGGCCTCGTCGCCCCGAACGGGGCCGGCAAGAGCACGCTGCTGCGGTTGCTCGCCGGTGAACTGACGCCCGACTCTGGTTCCGTCGACGTGCTTGGCACGCTCGCCTACCTGCCGCAGACGCTGCCCTTCGAGGCCGACGCGACGGTCGCCGACGTGCTGGGCGTCGCGCCGGTCGTCGCCGCCCTCGATGCGCTGGCCGCCGGGGACGGCTCGGAAGAGGTGTTCGCCGCGATCGGCGACGAGTGGGACGTCGAGGAGCGTTGCCGCGCGCGGCTGGGCCGGCTCGGCCTCGGCCACGTCACGCTCGACCGCCGCCTCGGATCGCTGAGCGGCGGCGAGGTGATCAGCGTCGGGCTCGCGTCGCGACTGCTGGCGCGGCCCGACGTGCTGCTGCTCGACGAACCCACCAACAACCTCGACCGCGACGCCCGCGCCCGGCTGCACGACGCGCTCGACGAGTTCACCGGCACGCTCGTGGTGGTCAGCCACGACCGCGTGCTGCTCGACCGGATGGACCGCATCGCCGAGCTGCGCGACGGCGAGATCGCCTTCCACGGCGGCGATTACACGTCGTACGCCGCGGCCGTGGAGGCCGCTCGGGCGTCGGCGGCCGCCGACGTGCGCAACGCCGAGCAGCGGCTGCGCCGGGAGAAGCGCGAGAAGCAGGAGGCGCGCGAACGGGCGGCGCGACGCGCGGGGACGGCCGCCCGCACCGTCTCCGACGCCGGGCTGCCGAAGATCGTCGCGGGTGCGCGGAAGCGCAGCGCGCAGGAGGCTGCGGGGCGTGCCGACGACGTCCACGCCAAGCGGGTCGACGCCGCCCGTGCGCGACTCGACGACGCCGAACGCGCGGTCCGCGACGACGACGTCATCGCCCTCGACCTGCCCGACACCGAGGTCCCCGCCGGGCGCACGGTGCTCACCGCGCGCAACGTGGGCGTTCGGCTCGGCGACCGAGAGCTGTTCGCCGACAACGGGATCGACCTCGACGTCCGCGGACCCGAACGGATCGCGCTGACCGGCGCCAACGGAGCGGGCAAGTCGACGCTGCTCCGCGTGCTGAGCGGAACGCTGCGGCCCTCGCGCGGCACCGTCACCGGCGCCGGCGGCCGCATCGCGTACCTCTCGCAGCGGCTCGACGTCCTCGACGAGACGGCCACGGTGGCGCAGAGCCTCGCGACGGCCGCGCCGACCCTCGAGCGCAGCCGCCACCGGCACCTGCTGGCCCAGTTCCTGTTTCGCGGCGACCGCATCCACCTTCCCGTCGGCGCGCTGTCCGGCGGGGAACGGCTCCGGGCGACGCTGCTGTGCGTCCTGTACGCCGAGCCCGCGCCGCAGCTGCTGTTGCTCGACGAGCCGACCAACAACCTCGACCTGGTGAGCGTCGAGCAACTCGAGGCGGCGCTACACGCCTACCGGGGAGCGCTGATCGTCGTCAGCCACGACGACGCGTTCCTCGATGCCATCGGCATCGACCGTCGCCTGCGGTTGACGCAGGGGCGGCTCGACTCAGAGCGGTGA
- the dapD gene encoding 2,3,4,5-tetrahydropyridine-2,6-dicarboxylate N-succinyltransferase produces MTSASGVGVATIAADGTVLDTWFPEPELSGDGEAGTVRLSTAEVGPELAELEARDDARDVDVVLVRTTIASLDDEPVDAYDAYLRLHLLSHRLIVPHGANLTGIFGLLANVVWTSAGPCAVDGFETTRARLRRRGPVAVYGVDKFPRMVDYVLPRGVRIADADRVRLGAHLAEGTTVMHEGFVNFNAGTLGTSMVEGRISAGVVVDDGSDVGGGASIMGTLSGGGKEVIRVGKRCLLGANSGLGISLGDDCVVEAGLYVTGGTKVSTADGQTVKAVDLSGSNNLLFRRNSLSGAVEVVKRDGTGITLNEALHAN; encoded by the coding sequence GTGACTAGCGCATCAGGCGTCGGCGTCGCGACCATCGCCGCCGACGGAACGGTTCTCGACACCTGGTTCCCCGAGCCCGAGCTGTCCGGTGACGGCGAGGCCGGCACGGTTCGGCTGTCCACGGCCGAGGTGGGCCCGGAACTGGCCGAACTCGAGGCCCGCGACGACGCCCGCGACGTCGACGTCGTCCTGGTGCGCACCACCATCGCGTCGCTCGACGACGAGCCCGTCGACGCCTATGACGCGTACTTGCGGCTGCACCTGCTGTCGCACCGCCTCATCGTCCCGCACGGCGCCAACCTCACGGGCATCTTCGGCCTGCTGGCCAACGTCGTGTGGACCAGCGCGGGCCCGTGCGCCGTGGACGGCTTCGAGACCACCCGCGCCCGGCTGCGCCGCCGGGGACCGGTGGCCGTGTACGGCGTCGACAAGTTCCCGCGCATGGTCGACTACGTCCTGCCCCGGGGCGTGCGGATCGCCGACGCCGACCGCGTCCGCCTGGGCGCTCACCTCGCCGAGGGCACGACGGTGATGCACGAGGGCTTCGTGAACTTCAATGCCGGCACGCTCGGCACCTCCATGGTCGAGGGCCGCATCTCGGCGGGCGTCGTGGTGGACGACGGCTCCGACGTCGGGGGCGGCGCGTCGATCATGGGCACGTTGTCCGGCGGCGGCAAGGAGGTCATCCGGGTCGGGAAGCGCTGCCTGCTGGGCGCCAACTCCGGGCTGGGCATCTCGCTCGGCGACGACTGCGTCGTCGAAGCCGGCCTCTACGTCACGGGCGGCACCAAGGTGAGCACGGCCGACGGCCAGACCGTCAAGGCCGTCGACCTGTCCGGCTCGAACAACCTGCTGTTCCGACGCAATTCACTGTCCGGGGCGGTCGAGGTGGTCAAGCGCGACGGCACCGGCATCACGCTCAACGAGGCGCTGCACGCCAACTGA
- the dapE gene encoding succinyl-diaminopimelate desuccinylase, translated as MGLDLRADPVALTAALVDIPSESRHEQRIADEIEAALRAQAPHFEVIRKGDAVLARTHLGRPTRVLLAGHTDTVPAADNVPSRREGDVLYGCGTSDMKSGDAVFLHLAATLDEPAHDVTLVMYDCEEIESSANGLGRIERELPEWLRADVAILGEPSGGVIEAGCQGTIRVVLRATGTRAHSARSWLGHNAIHDLGDVLARLSAYEARSVDIDGCTYREGLSAVRIEGGIAGNVIPDAASVTVNFRFAPDRSVDDAVAHVAGVFAGLPVDLELTDSAPGALPGLGAPAAAALVTAAGGRVRAKYGWTDVARFAALGIPAVNYGPGDPNLAHRSDEHVEVGQVTAATEMLRRYLLA; from the coding sequence GTGGGCCTAGATCTGCGAGCCGATCCCGTCGCGCTGACCGCCGCGCTGGTGGACATCCCCAGCGAGTCCCGCCACGAGCAGCGCATCGCCGACGAGATCGAGGCCGCGCTGCGCGCCCAGGCGCCGCACTTCGAGGTGATTCGCAAAGGTGACGCGGTGCTCGCCAGGACGCACCTCGGCCGCCCCACCCGGGTCCTGCTCGCCGGGCACACCGACACGGTGCCCGCCGCCGACAACGTGCCCAGCCGGCGGGAGGGCGACGTGCTGTACGGCTGCGGCACCTCGGACATGAAGTCGGGCGATGCGGTCTTCCTGCACCTAGCCGCCACACTCGACGAGCCCGCGCACGACGTCACGCTGGTGATGTACGACTGCGAGGAGATCGAGTCGTCCGCGAACGGCCTCGGGCGCATCGAACGCGAACTGCCCGAATGGCTGCGTGCCGACGTGGCGATTCTCGGCGAGCCGTCCGGTGGCGTCATCGAGGCCGGCTGCCAGGGCACCATCCGCGTCGTCCTCCGCGCGACGGGCACCCGGGCGCACTCGGCGCGATCGTGGTTGGGCCACAATGCCATTCACGATCTGGGTGACGTCCTGGCCCGACTGTCGGCGTACGAGGCCCGGTCGGTCGACATCGACGGCTGCACCTACCGCGAGGGACTGTCCGCGGTCCGCATCGAGGGCGGCATCGCGGGCAACGTCATCCCGGACGCGGCGTCGGTGACGGTGAACTTCCGGTTCGCCCCGGACCGCAGCGTCGACGACGCCGTGGCGCACGTGGCGGGCGTGTTCGCCGGTCTCCCCGTCGACCTCGAACTGACCGACTCCGCACCCGGCGCGCTGCCCGGGCTCGGGGCACCGGCCGCCGCGGCGTTGGTCACCGCGGCGGGAGGACGGGTGCGCGCCAAGTACGGCTGGACCGACGTCGCGCGTTTCGCGGCGCTCGGCATTCCCGCGGTGAACTACGGCCCGGGTGACCCGAACCTGGCCCACCGCTCCGACGAACACGTGGAGGTCGGCCAGGTCACGGCCGCCACGGAGATGCTGCGCCGATATCTGCTTGCGTGA
- a CDS encoding type VII secretion target, producing MSDFYLGDTGLSPLSDVHSRVSEGLGALSGAGAPQAADVARSFGTIAFGVNTALDTAAQSRLGTLDATKTSSRTIADLLTKAQEMYAKGDMAGADRLKAAAAALEGESGGASGSGGASGSGGAGSGAAAGGRASGAGSSGSAGGGDVMGQMVGQIGQQVGQAAQSVGQAATGLAQGLSQFPQQVMQGVAQIVQTATGGLGSAVGGSAAGAADLTDRGERAERAGEHERSGEREARDEERATGRAQAAAGTERPTSPPPAGAAPGGESPGRAPVERPAQTRPQQSPL from the coding sequence ATGTCCGACTTCTACCTCGGGGACACCGGGCTGTCCCCGCTGTCGGACGTCCACTCCCGGGTGTCGGAGGGCCTCGGCGCGCTGAGCGGTGCGGGAGCACCGCAGGCGGCCGACGTCGCGCGGTCCTTCGGCACGATCGCCTTCGGCGTCAACACCGCGCTGGACACCGCGGCGCAGAGCCGTCTCGGGACGCTCGACGCGACGAAGACATCCAGCCGGACGATCGCCGATCTGCTCACCAAGGCCCAGGAGATGTACGCCAAGGGCGACATGGCCGGCGCCGACCGGCTGAAGGCCGCCGCCGCGGCGCTCGAGGGCGAGAGCGGCGGCGCGTCCGGTTCCGGCGGCGCGTCGGGTTCTGGCGGCGCCGGTTCTGGCGCGGCGGCGGGCGGCCGGGCATCCGGCGCCGGGAGCAGCGGGTCCGCCGGCGGCGGGGACGTCATGGGGCAGATGGTCGGCCAGATCGGTCAGCAGGTCGGCCAGGCGGCCCAGTCCGTGGGGCAGGCCGCGACCGGGCTCGCCCAGGGTCTGTCGCAGTTCCCGCAGCAGGTGATGCAGGGCGTGGCGCAGATCGTGCAGACCGCGACCGGGGGGCTCGGCAGCGCGGTTGGCGGATCGGCCGCCGGGGCCGCCGACCTCACGGATCGCGGCGAGCGGGCCGAGCGGGCAGGCGAGCACGAGCGCTCCGGCGAGCGCGAGGCGCGTGACGAGGAACGCGCGACCGGGCGCGCGCAGGCGGCCGCCGGCACCGAGCGGCCGACGTCCCCACCTCCCGCGGGTGCCGCGCCGGGCGGCGAGAGCCCCGGCCGCGCGCCGGTCGAGCGGCCGGCGCAGACCCGGCCGCAGCAGTCACCGCTCTGA